In one Acidobacteriota bacterium genomic region, the following are encoded:
- a CDS encoding tetratricopeptide repeat protein encodes MVKVSPIRTMGALIGALLALAIASGWTQDHRNKPEGLSGEPQPKTEKALNLSDEEWGDLFMARKTYDAAIDRYSLAINSHKDPRPDKTEIASLYNKVGICYQQKMDYGRARKAYNSAIRLDKNLAQAWNNLGTTYYLDQRAKKSIKYYRRAIKLDPQVASFHLNVGTAYFARKKYQEASNEYRTAIQLDPEVMTRNSTGVGTAVETRHTDAKYYFYLAKIFASTGNTAEAVRYLEHAMEEGFKDRKRILDDPDLQKISNDPAFVVLMKHPPVAIKD; translated from the coding sequence ATGGTAAAGGTAAGCCCGATTCGCACAATGGGAGCCCTGATTGGCGCCCTGCTTGCTTTGGCCATTGCTAGTGGGTGGACGCAGGACCATCGCAACAAGCCAGAAGGTCTATCCGGGGAACCTCAGCCGAAAACTGAAAAGGCCCTCAACCTTTCGGATGAAGAATGGGGCGATCTCTTCATGGCGCGGAAGACGTATGACGCTGCCATTGATCGTTATTCTCTTGCTATCAACTCCCATAAAGATCCGCGTCCAGACAAGACAGAGATTGCCTCCCTGTATAACAAGGTTGGTATCTGCTACCAGCAGAAGATGGACTACGGAAGAGCCCGCAAGGCTTACAACAGTGCAATTCGGCTGGACAAGAATCTGGCGCAAGCGTGGAATAACCTGGGAACAACTTATTATCTGGATCAGCGTGCGAAGAAGTCGATCAAGTATTACCGTCGAGCCATCAAGTTAGATCCCCAGGTGGCTTCCTTCCACCTGAACGTGGGGACCGCTTATTTTGCTCGCAAGAAATACCAGGAAGCTTCCAATGAGTACCGGACGGCGATCCAACTTGATCCCGAGGTAATGACAAGGAATTCCACCGGTGTGGGCACAGCCGTTGAGACCCGCCACACAGACGCCAAATACTATTTTTATCTGGCCAAAATCTTTGCTTCGACGGGTAACACCGCCGAGGCGGTTCGATATCTTGAGCACGCGATGGAAGAGGGTTTCAAGGATCGGAAACGGATCCTTGACGACCCGGATCTTCAGAAGATTAGTAATGATCCCGCCTTTGTCGTCTTGATGAAGCATCCTCCCGTTGCAATTAAGGATTGA
- a CDS encoding PBP1A family penicillin-binding protein, with product MFYLHKLDLWQKLALAGGAFAFLVAVLGYTYFYAHFSRMIDARLSGDVFNHASLVYAAPTPVEVGERCTLEGFAAKLQKAGYTTGEVESHFGTYEVEGNRLIIKPGPDSFFHGPVMQEGPAALTFRGGRLASITPLPRGGPLEDYWLEPQVITTLFGSSRSKRRVVRYQQLPKDLVNAVVAAEDHTFFSHHGINFFRIFSAAIADLRAGRMAEGGSTLTMQLARNFFLTPRRTFSRKLQEMFIAMLLEHRLSKEQIFDFYANEIYLGQSGSFSMYGFGEAANSYFNKNVSSLTLPESALLAGIIRGPNFYSPYRHAKRATERRNHVLDEMAEAGYISKAQAREASAAPLGLAPENVGGSQAPYFVDMIQDELLSHFSEEQLLSQSYRIYTTLDPDLQRVASEAAATGMEEVDQRIARMRHHPPQTLTGPKQPQVAMVVLDPHTGAIRALVGGRNYAQSQLNHALAKRQPGSSFKPFVYAAALNTAIDGSQPLITPATILTDEPTTFQFGDQVYEPKNYQDEYLGMVTVRDALAHSLNVATVRLAEMIGYEKVRDLAIAAGINQDIKATPAIALGAYEATPVEIAGSYTIFSNSGVYEQPRSILLVNNADGQAIYRVPEVSRQVLDPRISFLMVTLMESVINEGTGAGVRARGFTLPAAGKTGTSHDGWFAGFTSNLLAVVWVGYDNDRELNLSGASSALPVWTAFMKHATALPDYNAVQPFSEPPGIVSVAVNDQGQLATSNSAEKVRNEFFIQGTEPHSENPIERIGGILGRIFHPDSKSVAQAAQGVTSAPSMPASGPALPQNQQPAPADNSLQSPNQTQKKGGLLHRFLSVFKGGDSKAQPQQPSTSTPHP from the coding sequence GTGTTCTATCTCCATAAACTCGATCTGTGGCAAAAGTTGGCGCTGGCAGGCGGGGCGTTCGCGTTCCTGGTTGCTGTGCTGGGCTATACCTATTTCTATGCCCATTTCTCACGCATGATCGATGCCAGGCTGAGCGGAGATGTATTTAACCATGCTTCCCTGGTGTACGCGGCCCCCACCCCTGTGGAAGTTGGCGAGCGCTGTACTCTGGAGGGGTTTGCTGCAAAGCTCCAGAAAGCAGGTTATACAACGGGTGAGGTGGAATCGCATTTCGGTACATACGAAGTGGAAGGAAATCGCCTGATCATCAAGCCGGGCCCGGATTCTTTCTTTCACGGCCCGGTGATGCAGGAAGGACCCGCTGCGCTTACATTCCGGGGCGGACGCCTGGCCTCGATTACACCTCTTCCGCGTGGCGGCCCACTCGAGGATTACTGGCTGGAACCGCAGGTCATCACCACGCTTTTTGGCAGCAGCCGCTCCAAGCGCCGGGTGGTGAGATACCAGCAGCTTCCCAAAGACCTGGTCAATGCGGTAGTGGCCGCCGAAGACCATACCTTCTTTTCCCATCACGGAATCAACTTTTTCCGAATTTTTTCGGCTGCCATTGCCGATTTGCGCGCGGGACGGATGGCTGAAGGCGGCAGCACCCTGACAATGCAACTGGCGCGAAATTTCTTTCTGACGCCCCGGCGGACCTTCAGCCGGAAACTGCAGGAAATGTTTATTGCCATGCTGCTGGAGCACAGGCTCAGTAAAGAGCAGATTTTTGATTTTTACGCCAATGAAATCTATCTGGGGCAGAGCGGCAGTTTTTCCATGTACGGCTTTGGAGAAGCTGCGAATTCGTACTTCAACAAGAACGTATCCTCTCTGACGCTGCCGGAGTCCGCCTTGCTGGCTGGGATTATTCGCGGCCCCAATTTTTATTCACCTTACCGGCACGCCAAACGGGCTACGGAGCGCCGTAACCACGTTTTGGACGAGATGGCCGAGGCAGGTTACATCAGCAAGGCGCAGGCCCGCGAAGCTTCAGCAGCCCCGCTCGGCCTGGCGCCGGAGAATGTGGGAGGGAGCCAGGCTCCCTATTTTGTTGACATGATCCAGGATGAGCTTCTTTCCCATTTTTCCGAGGAGCAGCTGCTCTCGCAAAGCTACAGGATCTATACGACGCTTGATCCCGATTTGCAGCGAGTAGCTTCTGAAGCCGCTGCCACGGGCATGGAGGAGGTTGACCAGCGTATTGCCAGAATGCGCCACCATCCGCCACAGACACTCACAGGCCCCAAACAACCGCAGGTCGCAATGGTAGTTCTTGATCCGCATACGGGCGCCATCCGGGCACTGGTGGGGGGGCGCAACTACGCGCAAAGCCAGTTGAACCACGCCCTGGCGAAACGCCAACCGGGCTCGTCTTTTAAGCCATTTGTTTATGCGGCCGCCTTGAACACCGCGATTGACGGCTCGCAGCCGCTGATCACCCCGGCAACCATCCTGACGGATGAACCCACGACTTTCCAATTCGGCGATCAGGTCTATGAGCCCAAGAACTATCAGGATGAATATCTTGGGATGGTAACAGTGCGGGACGCCCTGGCGCATTCACTGAACGTGGCGACCGTCCGGCTTGCTGAGATGATCGGCTATGAAAAGGTCAGAGACCTGGCGATTGCAGCAGGTATTAACCAGGACATCAAGGCGACACCGGCTATTGCGCTGGGAGCATATGAGGCAACGCCGGTGGAGATAGCCGGCTCCTATACAATTTTTTCCAATTCCGGCGTCTACGAACAACCTCGGTCTATCCTTCTGGTCAACAACGCCGACGGCCAGGCGATCTATCGAGTCCCCGAAGTTTCCCGACAGGTGCTTGACCCCCGTATCAGCTTTTTGATGGTAACCTTAATGGAGAGCGTAATTAATGAAGGTACCGGCGCCGGAGTCCGAGCTCGTGGGTTCACGCTGCCCGCAGCGGGTAAGACGGGAACTTCACACGACGGCTGGTTTGCGGGATTCACGTCCAACCTTCTGGCAGTAGTCTGGGTGGGCTATGATAACGATCGGGAACTAAATCTGTCGGGCGCCTCCTCGGCGCTGCCTGTGTGGACGGCGTTTATGAAACACGCAACCGCACTTCCTGATTATAATGCTGTTCAGCCATTCAGTGAACCTCCGGGCATTGTGAGTGTTGCAGTAAATGACCAGGGCCAGTTGGCAACGTCAAACTCTGCAGAGAAGGTTCGCAACGAATTCTTCATTCAAGGGACTGAACCCCATTCTGAAAACCCAATAGAACGAATAGGCGGAATTCTCGGACGCATTTTTCATCCGGACAGCAAATCGGTGGCCCAGGCCGCCCAGGGGGTGACTTCAGCGCCGTCCATGCCGGCATCGGGCCCTGCACTGCCGCAGAATCAGCAACCCGCGCCGGCGGATAATTCTCTTCAATCTCCTAACCAGACGCAGAAAAAAGGCGGCCTCCTGCATAGGTTCCTTTCGGTATTCAAAGGCGGAGACTCGAAAGCACAACCGCAGCAGCCCTCGACCAGCACACCACATCCCTGA
- a CDS encoding tetratricopeptide repeat protein, whose product MKQKCIGFYILVLFACAGLQAAPPKVILVFPLANLSGNASVGWMSEGLADLIGARLPSPVHYVLQRSERNDAYEQLGLPLETPLTLASEYKVARMLGATVAIVGHFTLVGDHLTTYAQWLNIPELSLSRPVVVAGKLTELDALETRLAWELLRFQSDETEQVTEEEFSNRFPSVRLGAFESYIRGILSTDSRSRIQFLSEADRLNPRDHRAAFALGKDYFDQDAYADSVRWLQLLNSGDQDYAQALFLLGVDEYFLGHYPSAGAALKKLSGMLPLGEVLNNLGAVEFRAGHYAQALEDFQQAFQKDQTDSDYAFNMSLVLWQLKKYSQASSYLHKVLAQDTDDLEAHILLAEVSGELGDTATRQSELAWVSEHEKDPVDDPPGDNHSVQSAADQSPRIKKEYDGKAFHLLSFEIARAVQDDLAKQPAQKILTAGQAHLKQGLGMLAAGRLLEAEHELTRAVLLLPHDGAAHQALGQTYEREGKHTVAAAEFDASLKEKDTFDGHLWLARAYVSLDHLEPALKQVQAAQQLDPANAEAKDLAEQIHAQLSAHRDKP is encoded by the coding sequence ATGAAGCAGAAGTGCATCGGGTTCTACATCTTGGTACTGTTCGCCTGCGCGGGATTGCAAGCCGCCCCGCCAAAGGTCATTCTGGTGTTCCCGCTGGCAAACTTAAGCGGGAACGCCAGCGTGGGCTGGATGTCCGAAGGACTAGCGGACCTGATCGGAGCGCGGCTACCATCCCCTGTCCACTACGTTCTGCAGCGCAGTGAACGTAACGATGCCTATGAGCAGCTCGGGCTGCCGCTTGAAACTCCTCTAACCCTTGCCAGCGAGTACAAGGTGGCACGGATGCTGGGGGCCACGGTTGCCATAGTAGGACACTTTACGCTTGTGGGAGACCATCTCACCACGTATGCGCAATGGCTCAACATTCCAGAGCTGAGCCTCTCCCGCCCTGTTGTGGTTGCCGGCAAGCTGACTGAACTGGACGCGCTCGAAACCCGATTGGCCTGGGAACTCCTGAGATTTCAGTCCGACGAAACGGAGCAAGTGACTGAGGAAGAATTCAGCAACCGCTTTCCTTCCGTTCGTCTGGGCGCATTTGAAAGCTACATCCGGGGCATATTATCCACCGACTCGAGAAGCCGGATTCAATTCCTGAGTGAAGCGGATCGTCTGAATCCCCGCGATCACCGGGCTGCATTTGCCCTGGGAAAAGATTATTTTGACCAGGACGCCTACGCGGATTCTGTCCGGTGGCTTCAACTGTTAAATTCCGGCGACCAGGATTATGCGCAGGCCTTATTTCTTCTGGGTGTTGATGAATATTTTCTGGGGCACTACCCATCTGCTGGGGCCGCCCTAAAAAAGCTTTCAGGGATGCTGCCACTGGGTGAGGTACTTAATAACCTCGGAGCGGTGGAGTTCCGCGCGGGCCACTATGCCCAGGCCCTGGAGGATTTTCAGCAGGCATTCCAGAAAGACCAGACGGATTCCGACTATGCTTTCAACATGAGCCTGGTCCTCTGGCAACTGAAGAAATACAGCCAGGCCTCGAGCTATCTACACAAAGTCCTGGCGCAGGATACAGATGACCTGGAGGCCCACATTCTTCTCGCAGAGGTGTCGGGTGAATTAGGTGATACTGCGACCCGCCAGAGCGAGCTGGCCTGGGTGTCGGAACACGAAAAAGACCCTGTGGATGATCCTCCCGGCGATAATCATTCGGTGCAGTCTGCTGCTGACCAATCGCCGCGAATCAAGAAGGAGTACGATGGAAAGGCGTTTCATCTGCTTTCGTTCGAGATTGCGCGCGCCGTTCAGGACGACCTGGCGAAACAGCCGGCTCAGAAGATCCTGACTGCCGGGCAGGCTCACTTGAAACAAGGACTCGGCATGCTTGCGGCGGGGAGATTGCTTGAGGCTGAGCACGAATTGACCCGGGCGGTGCTGCTGCTTCCTCATGACGGCGCAGCGCATCAGGCACTCGGACAGACGTATGAACGCGAGGGCAAACACACCGTTGCGGCGGCCGAGTTTGATGCTTCGCTGAAGGAGAAGGATACGTTTGACGGGCATCTATGGCTGGCGAGGGCTTACGTGTCCCTTGACCATCTGGAGCCAGCTCTGAAGCAGGTCCAGGCCGCGCAGCAGTTGGACCCGGCCAACGCTGAGGCTAAAGATCTGGCGGAGCAGATCCACGCGCAATTGAGTGCCCACAGAGACAAACCTTGA